From Gemmatimonadaceae bacterium, the proteins below share one genomic window:
- a CDS encoding IS110 family transposase produces MDVSSTALDGATDGGATWAAANDAAGIAATVARLAALGPTLVVLEATGAYHGSVTSALVAAGLPVAVVNPRQVRRFAESVGQLAKTDRLDAALLARFAAAVRPEPRPLPDGATQELGALVLRRQQLVEMLTMEQNRLTVARRSVLPSVKQTIRALRRALDALEDETDRWIQDSPAWRAKEDLLRTVPGIGPQTARLLIARLGELGALSGKEIAALVGVAPFAQESGRWRGQRRIRGGRADVRTGLYMAALTAAHKNPVLSAHYQRLVAAGKPKKVALTACLRHLLVIVNAMVRTNTRWQASVTPTTA; encoded by the coding sequence ATCGATGTGAGCTCCACGGCGCTCGACGGGGCGACGGACGGCGGCGCGACGTGGGCTGCGGCGAACGACGCGGCGGGCATCGCCGCGACGGTGGCGCGGCTCGCGGCCCTCGGGCCGACGCTGGTCGTGCTCGAGGCGACGGGCGCCTACCACGGGAGCGTGACGAGCGCGCTCGTGGCGGCAGGGCTGCCGGTGGCCGTCGTGAACCCGCGGCAGGTGCGGCGCTTCGCGGAGAGCGTGGGCCAGCTGGCGAAGACGGACCGGCTGGACGCGGCGCTGCTGGCGCGCTTCGCGGCGGCGGTCCGGCCGGAGCCGCGGCCCCTGCCGGATGGGGCGACGCAGGAGCTCGGCGCGCTGGTGCTGCGGCGGCAGCAGCTGGTGGAGATGCTGACGATGGAGCAGAACCGGCTCACCGTGGCGCGGCGCAGCGTGCTCCCGAGCGTGAAGCAGACGATCCGCGCGCTCCGGCGGGCGCTCGATGCGCTGGAGGACGAGACGGACCGCTGGATCCAGGACTCGCCGGCGTGGCGGGCGAAGGAGGACCTGCTGCGCACGGTGCCGGGCATCGGGCCGCAGACGGCGCGGCTGCTCATCGCGCGGCTCGGCGAGCTGGGCGCGCTCTCGGGGAAGGAGATCGCCGCGCTCGTCGGCGTCGCGCCCTTCGCGCAGGAGTCGGGGCGCTGGCGCGGCCAGCGGCGCATCCGCGGCGGGCGTGCGGACGTGCGCACCGGGCTGTACATGGCGGCGCTGACCGCCGCGCACAAGAACCCGGTGCTCAGCGCCCACTACCAGCGGCTGGTCGCCGCCGGCAAGCCGAAGAAGGTCGCGCTCACCGCCTGCCTCCGGCACCTGCTCGTCATCGTCAACGCCATGGTCAGAACGAACACGCGGTGGCAGGCGTCCGTGACGCCCACCACCGCTTGA
- a CDS encoding phosphoglycerate kinase: protein MTTKTIKDLKGAELKGKRALVRVDFNVPLTDDGQVADDTRIRAAVPTILTLTKAGARVVLCSHLGRPKGKPDPKYTLAPVAPKLAELLKQPVSFVPHVVGAEAEKATNALKDGEVCLLENTRYEAGEEKNDEVLAKAFAKLGDLYVNDAFGAAHRAHASTEGVAKHLKPAVAGLLMQKELDYLGGALDKPKRPFIAILGGSKISGKIDVIEALLPKVDGILIGGAMACTFYKAMELETGKSLVEPDRLDMAADLMERAGFRLTLPHDAMVAPAIAEGKKAHAVKRDEIPADEAMLDIGPDSAASYTRAILTAKTIVWNGPMGVFETPPFDKGTSAIAQAMVEATKNGATTIVGGGDSAAAVEAAGLASSMSHVSTGGGASLEFLEGKVLPGVAALDTR, encoded by the coding sequence ATGACGACGAAGACGATCAAGGACCTCAAGGGCGCCGAGCTCAAGGGGAAGCGCGCGCTCGTGCGCGTGGACTTCAACGTCCCGCTCACGGATGACGGGCAGGTCGCGGACGACACACGCATCCGCGCGGCCGTGCCGACCATCCTCACGCTGACCAAGGCCGGCGCGCGCGTGGTGCTCTGTTCGCACCTGGGGCGCCCGAAGGGCAAGCCGGACCCCAAGTACACGCTCGCACCGGTGGCGCCGAAACTCGCCGAACTGCTGAAGCAGCCGGTGAGCTTCGTGCCGCACGTGGTGGGTGCGGAGGCGGAGAAGGCGACGAACGCGCTCAAGGATGGCGAGGTCTGCCTGCTTGAGAACACGCGCTACGAGGCCGGCGAGGAGAAGAACGACGAGGTGCTGGCGAAAGCCTTCGCGAAGCTCGGCGATCTCTACGTGAACGACGCCTTCGGCGCCGCGCACCGCGCGCACGCCAGCACGGAGGGCGTGGCCAAGCATCTCAAGCCTGCCGTTGCGGGCCTCCTGATGCAGAAGGAACTCGACTACCTCGGCGGCGCGCTCGACAAGCCGAAGCGTCCGTTCATCGCGATCCTCGGAGGCAGCAAGATCTCGGGCAAGATCGATGTGATCGAGGCGCTGCTGCCGAAGGTGGACGGCATCCTGATCGGCGGCGCGATGGCCTGCACCTTCTACAAGGCGATGGAGCTCGAGACGGGCAAGTCGCTGGTGGAGCCGGACCGACTGGACATGGCCGCGGACCTGATGGAGCGCGCGGGCTTCCGCCTCACGCTGCCGCACGACGCGATGGTCGCGCCGGCGATCGCCGAGGGCAAGAAGGCGCACGCCGTGAAGCGCGACGAGATCCCCGCTGACGAGGCGATGCTCGACATCGGCCCCGACTCAGCGGCGAGCTACACGCGGGCGATTCTCACGGCGAAGACGATTGTTTGGAACGGCCCGATGGGAGTGTTCGAGACGCCGCCCTTCGACAAAGGCACCTCGGCGATCGCGCAGGCGATGGTCGAGGCCACGAAGAACGGTGCGACGACGATTGTCGGTGGCGGAGACTCGGCGGCCGCGGTTGAAGCGGCCGGCCTGGCCTCTTCGATGTCGCACGTGAGCACCGGCGGCGGGGCGTCGCTGGAATTCCTTGAGGGCAAGGTCCTACCCGGCGTGGCGGCGCTCGACACTCGGTAG
- the gap gene encoding type I glyceraldehyde-3-phosphate dehydrogenase — protein MAKKLRVGINGFGRIGRQVVRAAMERKANFDIVAVNDLTDTKTLAHLFTYDSVHGKFSGTVSYDAESITINGDKIKVLKEKDPALLPWKDLGADIVLESTGRFTKADDAKKHMAGGAKKVIISAPATGEDITVVLGVNSDKYDAAKHFVISNASCTTNCVAPMVKVVRDALGMKHASMVTIHSYTNDQNILDLPHKDLRRARAAAISMIPTSTGAAKATALVIPEVKGKIDGTSIRVPTPDVSITELTVEVEKATSIAEVNAAFKAAAEGALKGIVGYSEEELVSCDYIGNPHSVVLDAKSTNVIDGTLVKLSGWYDNEWGYSSRCVDLIELVGKSL, from the coding sequence ATGGCCAAGAAGCTTCGTGTCGGTATCAATGGGTTCGGGCGCATCGGGCGCCAGGTCGTGCGCGCCGCGATGGAGCGCAAGGCCAACTTCGACATCGTCGCGGTGAACGATCTCACCGACACCAAGACCCTGGCGCACCTGTTCACCTACGATTCCGTGCACGGCAAGTTCAGTGGCACGGTGTCGTACGACGCGGAGTCGATCACCATCAACGGTGACAAGATCAAGGTCTTGAAGGAGAAGGATCCGGCGCTGCTGCCGTGGAAGGACCTGGGCGCCGACATCGTGCTGGAGAGCACGGGGCGCTTCACCAAGGCCGACGACGCCAAGAAGCACATGGCCGGTGGCGCGAAGAAGGTCATCATCTCCGCGCCCGCCACGGGCGAGGACATCACCGTGGTGCTCGGCGTGAACTCCGACAAGTACGACGCGGCCAAGCACTTCGTCATCTCGAATGCCAGCTGCACGACCAACTGCGTGGCCCCGATGGTGAAGGTCGTCCGTGACGCGTTGGGCATGAAGCACGCCTCGATGGTGACCATCCACAGCTACACCAACGACCAGAACATCCTGGACCTGCCGCACAAGGACCTGCGCCGCGCCCGCGCGGCCGCGATCTCGATGATTCCCACGTCGACGGGTGCCGCCAAGGCCACGGCGCTGGTGATCCCCGAGGTGAAGGGCAAGATCGACGGCACCTCAATCCGCGTCCCCACGCCGGACGTGTCCATCACCGAGCTCACGGTGGAGGTCGAGAAGGCGACCTCGATCGCCGAGGTGAACGCCGCCTTCAAGGCCGCCGCAGAGGGCGCGCTCAAGGGCATCGTCGGCTACTCCGAGGAGGAGTTGGTGAGCTGTGACTACATCGGCAACCCGCACTCGGTGGTGCTCGACGCCAAGAGCACGAATGTCATCGACGGCACGCTGGTGAAGCTCTCCGGCTGGTACGACAACGAGTGGGGCTACTCCTCGCGCTGCGTGGATCTCATCGAGCTCGTCGGCAAGAGCCTCTAA
- a CDS encoding ComF family protein → MGERNRLGRALGALAQLVYPRVCAACEAALDDADLGIVCGRCWARAPRLRHPQCDRCGHPRAARGDCPGCALLPPFIRSARSWCWVPHDTSSRILSALKYYGWYAVAEAMGERLARLEFPPDVVAERSALIAVPLAREKRRARGYNQADAIAAAVARRWALPHWDDVLLRTRDTPSQTRLTPGERLANVHRAFSLGAGAEERIRGRHLVLVDDVLTTGATLNACATVLFEAGARTLSYLTFGRARSGASADRL, encoded by the coding sequence GTGGGAGAGCGTAATCGGTTAGGCCGAGCGCTCGGCGCGCTCGCACAACTGGTCTATCCCCGCGTCTGCGCTGCCTGCGAGGCGGCGCTCGACGACGCGGACCTCGGCATCGTCTGTGGCCGCTGTTGGGCCCGGGCGCCCCGCCTGCGCCACCCGCAGTGTGATCGCTGCGGCCATCCGCGCGCGGCGCGCGGCGACTGTCCCGGCTGCGCCCTGTTGCCGCCGTTCATCCGCAGTGCGCGCTCGTGGTGTTGGGTGCCGCACGACACCAGCAGCCGCATCCTCTCGGCGCTCAAGTACTACGGCTGGTACGCCGTCGCGGAGGCGATGGGCGAGCGACTGGCGCGGCTGGAGTTCCCGCCCGACGTGGTCGCCGAACGCTCCGCGTTGATCGCTGTGCCGCTGGCCCGCGAGAAGCGGCGCGCCCGCGGCTACAACCAGGCGGACGCCATCGCCGCCGCCGTGGCGCGGCGCTGGGCGCTGCCGCACTGGGATGACGTCCTGCTCCGCACGCGGGACACGCCCAGCCAAACGCGATTGACTCCCGGGGAGCGGTTGGCGAACGTTCACCGCGCGTTCTCGCTCGGGGCAGGCGCCGAGGAGCGCATCCGCGGCCGGCATCTCGTGTTGGTTGACGACGTGCTCACAACCGGTGCCACCCTCAACGCCTGCGCTACCGTCCTGTTCGAGGCGGGCGCGCGTACCCTCAGTTACCTGACCTTCGGCCGGGCCCGCAGCGGAGCGTCCGCGGACCGGCTGTAG
- a CDS encoding shikimate dehydrogenase: protein MEAERLVVIGHPVAHSLSPVFQAAALQAAGIDATYEAVDVAPADLPAMIARIRAERLLGNVTVPHKEAFHSHCDIIWDVAKRVGAVNCFWCDSAGQLHGENTDVGGFDAAARRVLAHLPAHALDLLPSPTGQTVALLGAGGAAAAVCEAVSAWPGARVRIHARTAARAKKLAARYAATAEVVPSVEDAVRGATLVVNATPVGLHDDALPVVPEALENGAAVLDLVYRRQRTPWVQACRSRGLRAHDGLGMLLEQGALSFERWFGLVPDREAMWESVIG, encoded by the coding sequence GTGGAGGCCGAGCGCCTCGTCGTCATCGGGCATCCGGTCGCGCACTCGCTCTCGCCGGTATTCCAGGCCGCCGCGCTGCAGGCCGCGGGCATCGACGCGACCTACGAAGCCGTTGACGTGGCCCCTGCCGATCTCCCGGCGATGATCGCCCGCATACGCGCCGAACGCTTGCTGGGCAACGTCACTGTGCCGCACAAGGAAGCGTTCCATTCCCACTGCGACATCATCTGGGATGTGGCCAAGCGCGTCGGGGCGGTGAACTGCTTCTGGTGCGACAGCGCGGGCCAGCTGCACGGAGAGAACACCGATGTGGGAGGATTCGATGCCGCCGCGCGACGTGTGCTGGCGCACCTTCCGGCCCATGCCCTGGACCTGCTCCCCTCGCCGACGGGTCAGACGGTTGCGTTGCTCGGCGCCGGCGGCGCGGCGGCGGCGGTGTGCGAGGCCGTGTCCGCCTGGCCTGGCGCGCGAGTGCGCATCCACGCCCGCACGGCAGCGCGCGCGAAAAAGCTCGCCGCACGCTACGCGGCGACGGCCGAGGTCGTGCCGAGCGTCGAGGATGCGGTGCGCGGCGCCACGTTGGTGGTGAATGCCACGCCCGTCGGCCTGCACGATGACGCCCTGCCTGTCGTCCCCGAGGCGCTGGAGAATGGCGCGGCGGTGCTGGACCTCGTGTATCGCCGGCAGCGGACGCCCTGGGTGCAAGCCTGCCGGTCCCGCGGCCTGCGCGCGCACGATGGGTTGGGGATGCTGCTGGAGCAGGGCGCGCTCTCGTTCGAGCGCTGGTTCGGCCTCGTGCCCGATCGCGAGGCGATGTGGGAGAGCGTAATCGGTTAG
- a CDS encoding low molecular weight protein arginine phosphatase, translating to MHLLFVCTGNTCRSPMAEVIAQRLAESRGLDDLRVSSAGTSAWEGAPASDASLLVAMEQGLDLNGHRARVLSREILAATDLVLAMGPHHLERVAALGAEGKAHLITDFASHGAQAGPVADPFGGDLDVYRATFTELTAIIERVLDRVAAERGPAGS from the coding sequence ATGCACCTGCTCTTCGTGTGCACGGGCAACACCTGCCGCTCGCCGATGGCCGAGGTCATCGCTCAGCGGCTGGCGGAGTCGCGCGGGCTCGATGACCTGCGCGTCTCCAGCGCCGGCACCTCGGCCTGGGAAGGCGCGCCGGCCTCAGACGCCTCGCTGCTGGTGGCGATGGAGCAGGGCCTCGACCTCAACGGCCACCGCGCCCGCGTGCTCTCGCGCGAGATTCTCGCGGCGACGGACCTGGTGCTTGCGATGGGCCCGCACCACCTCGAGCGCGTCGCGGCACTCGGCGCTGAGGGAAAGGCGCATCTCATCACGGACTTCGCCTCGCACGGGGCGCAGGCAGGGCCGGTGGCCGACCCCTTCGGCGGTGACCTCGACGTGTACCGCGCGACCTTCACCGAACTGACGGCGATCATCGAGCGGGTGCTGGACCGTGTGGCCGCCGAGCGCGGCCCGGCCGGGAGCTAG
- a CDS encoding threonylcarbamoyl-AMP synthase: MPETRGLPFWSPEEVEAALRRTLEHLQSNKVLAYPTETLYGFGTMINDEAVARLVELKRRPPAKPFLLLISDTPMLKRIGLHLTQPASMLAARHWPGPLTLVLPGGERRIPDRLRGPEGGVAVRWTPHPGMQRLIASLGDPITSTSANRPGQPAATSAREVIQAFGPQVSSGEVLLLDGGQLPTDTPSTVVDCTGRLPRVIRPGAIPAAVLRESVPDLVGDR; this comes from the coding sequence ATGCCTGAGACCCGCGGCCTCCCGTTCTGGTCGCCCGAGGAGGTCGAGGCCGCGCTGCGGCGCACGCTCGAGCACCTGCAGTCCAACAAGGTGCTCGCGTACCCCACCGAGACGCTCTACGGCTTCGGCACGATGATCAACGACGAGGCCGTCGCGCGACTCGTCGAACTCAAGCGCCGCCCGCCCGCGAAGCCCTTCCTGCTGCTGATCTCCGACACGCCGATGCTGAAGCGCATCGGCCTGCATCTCACGCAGCCGGCCTCGATGCTCGCTGCGCGGCACTGGCCTGGTCCGCTGACTCTGGTGCTGCCAGGTGGCGAGCGACGCATCCCTGACCGGCTGCGTGGCCCCGAGGGCGGCGTGGCCGTGCGCTGGACACCGCATCCGGGCATGCAGCGCCTCATCGCCTCGCTCGGCGACCCCATCACGAGCACGTCAGCAAACAGGCCCGGCCAGCCGGCCGCGACCTCCGCGCGCGAGGTGATCCAGGCCTTCGGCCCGCAGGTGTCGAGCGGCGAGGTGCTGCTGCTCGACGGCGGACAGCTACCGACCGATACTCCCAGTACTGTGGTCGACTGCACCGGACGCCTTCCGCGGGTCATCCGGCCGGGCGCGATCCCGGCCGCCGTGCTGCGCGAGAGTGTCCCCGATCTCGTTGGGGATCGGTAG
- the ispD gene encoding 2-C-methyl-D-erythritol 4-phosphate cytidylyltransferase gives MSARDVGVVIVAGGTGSRVGGSELKQLRWVAGKPMLLHSLQTFQAVADVAMVVCVLPKQYAGDPPPWIFQCDVDRMLISVGGRTRAESVANGLEDLHAECKTVLIHDAARPLVDEAMIGRVIAEARKGHGAVAALPVVDTLKRVNGDGSIAETVSRAGLWRAQTPQGFPRELIERAHREAKAGGWHAEATDDAALCERLGIPVHVVQGSERALKVTEAGDFARAEALAAWRDET, from the coding sequence ATGAGCGCGCGCGACGTCGGGGTGGTCATCGTCGCGGGCGGGACGGGCAGTCGCGTCGGTGGCAGCGAGCTTAAGCAACTGCGATGGGTCGCCGGCAAGCCGATGCTGCTGCATTCGCTGCAGACCTTCCAGGCCGTGGCAGACGTCGCGATGGTCGTCTGCGTGCTGCCCAAGCAGTACGCCGGTGATCCGCCGCCATGGATCTTCCAATGCGACGTGGACCGGATGCTCATCTCGGTGGGCGGCCGCACACGCGCGGAGTCCGTGGCCAACGGGCTCGAGGACCTGCACGCGGAGTGCAAGACCGTCTTGATCCACGATGCTGCGCGTCCGCTAGTGGACGAGGCGATGATCGGCCGCGTGATTGCCGAGGCACGGAAAGGGCACGGCGCCGTCGCCGCGTTGCCCGTCGTCGACACACTCAAGCGTGTGAATGGCGATGGCAGTATCGCCGAGACCGTGAGCCGCGCGGGACTCTGGCGCGCGCAGACGCCGCAGGGATTCCCGCGTGAGTTGATCGAGCGCGCGCATCGCGAGGCCAAGGCCGGCGGCTGGCACGCCGAGGCCACGGACGATGCGGCGCTCTGCGAGCGGCTCGGGATTCCGGTGCACGTGGTGCAGGGCTCCGAACGCGCGCTCAAGGTCACCGAGGCCGGCGACTTCGCTCGGGCAGAGGCCCTAGCCGCGTGGCGCGATGAGACCTGA